TCTTCTATATCCCGATGATCATCTTCGTGATCGTTGCGACGTCCAACGCCGTGAATCTCACTGACGGACTCGATGGACTTGCCATCGGAACGATCAGCATCGCATTCATCGCGATCGCGTTCATCAGTTACGCCGGGGGACGCGTCGATTTTTCGAATTACCTGAACATTATTTACCTGCCGGGCAGCGGTGAGCTGGCCGTGTTCAGCGCCGCGGTACTCGGGGCGGGACTCGGTTTTCTCTGGTACAATGCATATCCCGCGCAGGTTTTTATGGGCGATACCGGTTCTCTCGCACTCGGTGGCGCGCTCGGTGTACTCATGGTCATGATCAAGAAGGAGCTGCTGCTTCCTATCCTGGGCGGCATTTTCTTTGCCGAAACTGTTTCCGTCTTGATCCAGAAGGCCTATTTCAAGTACACCAAGAAAAAGTACGGGCAGGGCAAGCGTGTCTTCCGCATGGCCCCCATCCATCATCATTTTGAACTGCTGGGCTGGCCCGAGCCCAAGATCGTCTCACGTTTTTACATCGTGGCGATCATCCTGGCAATTCTCAGTCTCGCAACTTTCAAGGTCCGATAATCATGCAGCGCGCATTTGATATCGCAAGTTTGAATGT
The sequence above is a segment of the bacterium genome. Coding sequences within it:
- the mraY gene encoding phospho-N-acetylmuramoyl-pentapeptide-transferase; translation: MFYALFDYINEAFNPPGFDVFRFITFRAAAAAISALLISWFIGPRIIALLKKKQIGESAKVEAPETHMVKAGTPTMGGLIVLTSIIVPVLIWGQLQNTYVWLILLATIMLGAVGFVDDYLKVVRKFPKGLIGEYKIVGQVIVGLIVGGVMYFSPQFEGYNSVTTVPFFKNLVLDFSLFYIPMIIFVIVATSNAVNLTDGLDGLAIGTISIAFIAIAFISYAGGRVDFSNYLNIIYLPGSGELAVFSAAVLGAGLGFLWYNAYPAQVFMGDTGSLALGGALGVLMVMIKKELLLPILGGIFFAETVSVLIQKAYFKYTKKKYGQGKRVFRMAPIHHHFELLGWPEPKIVSRFYIVAIILAILSLATFKVR